The Neurospora crassa OR74A linkage group I, whole genome shotgun sequence genome segment TGACAAGCGTGGAGGATCCGGCGGTCATCTGTGGCGACAGCGATGGCCTCGACTGCGAGTGGATGAGCTTTACGCTTGACCAAGGCGCGCCAATCGAGGGCAAGCCGGCCAATACTGTGAGTTATGCGGGGCCGGGCGGGTGGGTGGCGTTTAAGAGTTCGAAGGTGGAAAGGGGTGGGTGGGTTGTTAAGTGGAAGTATCGTAAGTCATATTTCGAAACGTATTGATATTGTGAGAGGTGTGTAATTGCTGACGATAAGATGAAACGAGCAGCCCAGGCTACCACCACTCAGGACTTTGTGCCGGTTGATCTTGTGTATGAACCCATCTTCACCATTGCGGATACGGCGGAGTAATGAACCTCGTACGGAACCCGAAGCGGTGATGATACTGGTAATAGTCGGAAGTGAAGCCGGAAGTGCCGGTAATTGATGCGAAAAGGTAACCGCGGTGATGGAGATAAAGATCTATTGCGCTATTCAGTGCTTGTCGTTCTCATCCAGGTATCCCTATTACCCGAAATTTTTGTCAAGTGTTAGCGCAGGTGTGAATCTCAGAAGATAGAGGAACACCAAAGCGGGTTGTCTGTAGCTTTGGGTTGCAAAAGCAGTTGTGTGTTCGCTATTTTGACGCCTGATTAATTCAACATATACCTCATCCAAAATAAAGCCTCTAGCCAGTGCTTCCAATGCCGCATTGCTCTGGCTATCGGATGGGCCCCCCAAAGGATATAGAAAAAGGTGTATTtgacacaaaaaaaaaaccaattTCGTATTGCTGTTACTGTGACAATAGTAAACTCCAGCCATGCACAAGACAGGGTACAGGTTCGTTACATGTACCGTGCCCGGATCTTCCCGAACCACCCGCCACCATTCTCGCTAGTCAAGAGCAAGTTTCCCGCCACATCCGCGCGGTTCTCTCTCCTCGACGTATTCGCTTTTCTGATCCGCACAGAGTAAATCGCATTGTCGTAGTTGACGCAATTAAAAGGCAAGCTCCTTCTTGATGTTGGCAATGGCGAGACCGGGGTTGAGACCCTTGGGGCAGGTGCGGGTGCAGTTGAGAATGGTGTGGCAGCGGTACAAGCTCATGGAGTTGTTGAGGGCGTCCTTGCGCTCGGCGGTGCGCTCGTCACGGGAATCGGCTAGCCAGCGGTAAGACTGGAGGAGGATAGCGGGGCCGAGGTACTCCTCGGAGTTCCACCAGTAGGAGGGGCACGAGGTAGAGCAGCAGGCGCAAAGAATGCACTCGTAGAGACCATCGAGCTTCTTGCGGTCGGCCTTGGACTGGCGATACTCCTTGCCCTACACGTGATGACGTAGGTTAGCATCGATCTGTGCGCGCAGCTTCTTATAAAAGCGTATCCACTTACATCAGGGGAGGGAGTGTCCCTCTGGAGGTAGGGCTTGATGGACTTGTACTGCTTGTAGAAGAGGGTAAGATCGGGGACGAGATCCTTGACGACGTAGGTGTGAGGAAGGGGGTAGATCTTCATCTCAGCGCTGTTGTCGGCGGGAATGCGGCCTGTGGTTTGGAAAAGTAAGCATTCCGTCCGCCCCGAGAGACATATATCTCGGTGGATGCTGCGACATGGACATACACAAGCAGGCGAGGGTGTTGGTGCCGTTGATGTTCATGGCGCAGGAACCGCAGATACCCTCACGGCACGAGCGGCGGAAGGTAAGGGTAGGGTCGAGCTCATTCTTGATGCGGACAAGGGCGTCAAGCACCATGGGACCGGTCTTGTTGAGGTCGAGGGTGTAGCTCTGCATGCGCGGCTTCTCGGTCGGGGTGTCGGGGTTCCAGCGGTAGATCTGGAAGGTCTTGAGCTTGGGGCTCTGCTCCGAAGAGGCCTGCTGGCTCTGGGTAGCACCGTCGGCAAGGTTGGCCATGCCGCGGGCGGCGACGACGGGGCGGAAGGCCGGCCGGGAGGCAGCGGCGAAGACACGGGCGGACGAAGAGCGGAGAGCGGCCATTTTGACGGCGATGTGCGATACTGAGAGACGAGACAgagacgagacgagacgagGATGCGGAAAAGCAAGCAAGGGAAGCCGCTTGGCGGATGAGGTGAATGCCAGACTACGTTTAAAATAACCGGAACCGGGTTCACAGGCGGAGCGACGGGAGTGAGAGATGTAGCAGTGAGGTGGACGGAGATGCCTTCTACTGTGAGTGGCGCATCCGGGCGGGTTTGGCTGGACCCCCCCGGGCCGTCATGACTTTCTTTCAACCGCCTTGTGTTTCCCGGAACACCTCGGTAGACATCAGCCAATCAGCGCCCACTTATTCTTCAGCGTCCCGACTTCCGACCATGGGGAATGCCCACTAGCCATGCTATCCGGACAGTGTATAGCTGTGAACAGCATATCCCATCCCTGATTGTCGCTCATTTTACATATCTGATTTTCTAGAACCACCGGCTCGTCTGCCACGCTATTTGTGAACATGACAGAGTGGATGAATGTTATATCTGTATGGAGCTTGGTACTAACCATTACAAGTACACAACATACGCCAAACATCCCTGGATTTGCTGCTACTACCTGTTCACATGTGCCAGAGCGTTTCACCCATCTTCGAATGGAGATGTCCCAACTTCAGTTTCTACAGCGCGGTGCCGTGATTGCGCGGGAGCCACGGCACGTCCAGCTTGGTAAGAACTTAAGAAGTTGCTACCAGTAAGTAGGCTTATAGCGAGCCGCTAGCGCGCTGATACTTCCGTTTTCCAGCACTGTTAACCCCAACCCTCTTCCTGTACCACATCGCTATCTAATCCGCAATGTCTGGCCAGTCCACTTCGCGCATCGGATTGACGCCCGGTGCGTCGGGTTCCCGTCGTCACTGCAGTCTTCCCGCTTGCTTTTGCCGGCGATTCCTGTGGTGTGTTGATTGCCCGCAGACACTATCATGATTTACAGACACCTCTCCTTTCTCTAACCTCTCTCTCGACACAGCGGGCCCACAGGGGCTTCGCATGGAACCAAACCTACAGCGTTATCTACTATTGATCCACGATCTCCTTCATTGACAACCACCAGGGGCATACCAATCACGTCTTTCCATCAGTCGCCTGATCCCCCTGGCCGATTGAAAGAGTTtccaccacccccaaccCCCTCCGCAGCCTGGGCAATTGACCGTCCGCCCAAGCAATGGCGTCCCTTAGCGCTCTCCGCATGCTGTCGGCCCCATGTCATACAGCCCGCCTGCGGCCGGCGAGGTCCTCGACCCTGATCATCAGCCCTACCTCCAGCAGCGCGTCGTACCGCTTCAGCCATATCAGTAACTATAACCGACCCGCCGTCGACGGCATGCGATATCTGAGCACATTACCTCCGAGAGTGGGACGACGGATTGTCCACCAGCTCATGACACAAGCTCCATACTCGACGGCCGCCGAGCAGCCTGCCTCCGGATCCGGTACCAAGTTCGTCTACAACATCGCCGCCTCGTACGTCGGCAAGGGCCTCCCCTTCAACCCGTCCACCCACGTCTTCCACTTCAACCCCTACCACCGAGTGTCGAAGCCCGGAAAGAAGGCAAAGTCGGCGCGCCCAGAGTCCGGCCAGGATGCCTTCTTCGTTAGCCGTGTGGGGAACAGGCCCGGCGAGGTTGCGCTGGGCGTAGCCGACGGTGTGGGCGGCTGGATGGACAGCGGTGTCGACCCTGCGGACTTTTCGCATGCCTTCTGCGACTATATGGCGGCTGCCGCATACGAGAACGACAGGCAGCCCACCAAGATTGCATCAGCGGCGGCTAACGGACCAGCAGCGCCCGCTGGTGGTGAAGGGAACACCAGTGATAATGCTCCGCTAACGGCACGCTCGCTGATGCAAAAGGGATACGAGGCTGTTTGCCATGACCCGACTATCAAGGCTGGTGGCAGCACGGCTGTGGTTGGCATGTTGGATGAGAGCGGCACGATGGAGGTTGCGAACCTTGGCGACAGCGGCTTCGTAATACTCCGGCTTAACGGGGTGCACACCGCCAGTGAACCCCAGACACACGCATTCAACACCCCCTTTCAGCTCAGCGTGGTTCCGCCTAGTATGTTGCTCCGCGCTGCGACCTTTGGCGGGGGACTGCTTATCGATCAGCCCCGCGATGCCGATGTGACCCGCCACAAGCTGAAGCATGGAGACGTTGTTGTCTTTGGAAGTGACGGTCTTTGGGACAACCTCTTCAACCAGGACATTCTCCGTCTGGTCAGCAGCACAATGCAGAAGCTCGGCGCTTGGAAGGGCACCGACGCTGGGGTCCAGGTCGCCGAGGACCTGACTCCCTTCACCAAGCTCGACAGCGACGACAAGCCCATTTTCACGCTGCAGAGCTTCATTGCCACGCATATTGTCAGCGCCGCCAAATCGGCGAGCATGAACGCGAAGTTGGACGGCCCGTTCGCCAAGGAGGTCAAGAAGTACTACCCTCAGGACGCGTGGCACGGCGGCAAGGAGGACGATATCTGTGTGGTCGTCGTACTTGTTTCTGAGGAACCGGCGGACATGGCGACGCCGAAGCCACGCCTCTAGAATGGAAGGATGTTTAGGGAATACAGGACAACATCAGAAATCCTTTGCGCAAAGCGACATAGAAAGGGGATAAACAAATATCTTTTTTATTGGCAGCATCCGGGATGGAGAGCGCATTGTATTCTGAAACCGCAACGACCAATTTAGGGATCTTCATATTACATATCACATGTTTTTTTTGCATATCATATCCTCAACAACGCAGAACATATCTTTATGGAGCATTATCAGCGGCGTTCAAATGTCTCTTCCATCGACGGCTATTGTCTCAGAGACAAAGCAGTATGGCACTGGATCGAAGAAAGCATCCATGTTGTCGGATGTCGAGATATTGAAAGAAATCATATATTGATTCGATGTTGTGAATCTTACCTCGTCGGCGACGCTGCTCACCCTTAACCAACGTTATCAAGTGCCTCACCACCCcgcctcatcatcatcctaaCCCTTAAAACCCACAGACCTGATTGAACTCTCCCCTGAAAGACCGCTCCCGTTCTATCCCATGTCAGCCCCGCAAGGTTGAAAAGGGTACTTCTCCCGACCGCCCCAGGCCTATGTTATGTTCTTCAACCCGCTTCCCTGTGGCTTCCGCCTTGccttcctcccttccacaaaaaaaaagaaaaaagaaaagaaaaacgcACCAAATCATCACCACACCCGGGTCCTATTACCGAGGTCATCGTTAATTCTGTGTTCTATCTACTAAGAGACCCATCTCGACCCGATTTAACAtcggcagaagaagaagaagaagaagaagaagaagaagaagaagaagaagaagaagaagaagaagaagaagaagaagaagaagaagaaggaagaccCAACAACCAATAGTTAAAACAGCATAACACTCACTCAGCTCACGGGCCCCGACGGCATAATGGCGGCGCCAGGGCATGTAAGAAGGGAGCCCACAGGATCACTGGCAGAAAGTCACAGGTCTCGCTGCACGACACCGAGGAATGAACTTAACTAGGTAACCAATGGGTGCGTACGTACGCCTGTAcgccttcccttccccctctttctcccctcTATACTTTCTCCGACATGATTGGGAAGCAAGAAGATAGCAAGGTAAGAAGCGATAGGGCCGACAACATGGACCACGCCTCATGGCTCACGGCAACACGGTCCTTGGCACTACCCCCCTGCGTTACGCACGCAGCATGCAGGTAGCCGTTGGCCGTTGAGAGTGTTGTACATGTCCATTTTCCGCCTGGCTGCCATTTGGGGGCCCTGGATCCTAACTCATCGACATGTCAAACACCCAAACAAACTCCCAGAATCCCGTCTCTGTGACGTCTTTCATGCCGGCATTGGATCTTGTGGGGACAGGTCCCTGCCCGGGCATCATCTCCCTGCATCTTGGGTGTTCCACCCAACCGCACCACAACTCCCAAGTGATCTGGTGAATCCCCTGGAGAAATCTGGGGTAATGTGGGTCGTTGTGGATGAATTATGTATGTAAAGTTGAAGCTGGGGGATATGAATGTGACCGGGCACCAAATGGTGCGGTTACAAGAACAACAATAACACCAGGCAGGTACGTAAGGGGATATTAATGGTTACGTTTGAAGAAACTGGCGACTTCAATTGCTTACGCCGTGGGTTGGTCGCTCAGAGCCCAACCCGTGGGATTCATCCACAAGAGGTGGTAAAGACTCATCAATGATAGGCCTAGTAAAAGAAATTATGCATTAAGCAGCTTCATCATCCATCGTCGGGGGTATTACAGTCCATAGCCACACTTTTGCCGCAATAGCTCTCCACCCGCTCGTATCCATCCTATCATTAAGCCATCACAAAGCGTCCATATTTTCCGTCAGTAAACTGCCAAGCCAACTCCAAGAATATGATTATCTCCAAATTTCCAAAAGCGAACTTTGGAGGGTATTCAGTCGTTTGGAGCAGCTGAGGCGTTGAAGCTCAGTTATAAACATATTGCTccgtcaagaagaagaagaaattatGTACGGGAACCACATCAAAAAGTGTTGTAGTTCCCTTCGTTTACATAACTGGAGGCTTTCTAGTTAAAGAAGACGAGGGCAGCGACGGTTCCGAGGATGAGCGCTAGAGGAGAAGCGAAACGCTCAGcattgttggtgttgggtgGGCTGTTGGTAGGGGCAGAAGCGGTAGAACTAGCGGCatgggtgctgctgctggtggtggtggtggtggtggcagcggAAGAAGCTAATAAAAGATATTTGTATGAGTACGTGTTGTAAAATTCACGATCAAGTTGATCGTGTCACGACATGCAACTTACCGACAGAGGTGACGGTGCTGCTAGCATCAGTGCTGGAGGCAGCGGAGCTTGATACAATGGTGCTCGACTCAACAGTGGAGGAGACCATGGTCGAGGTGCTGGTCTTGGTGACAGTGCTCAGGGTGCTCGAAGCGCCGGTAGTGGCCGCGGCACTGCCAACATAGGGAAAGCGGACACTGTAGTTCTCGTCCGCCTTGGAGTCACCATCGGCGATCTTGAAGGCATAAGTGCCGGAAGGAACATCCTCAGGAGTCCAGGTGTACGAGTCACCGGTAACGCCGGCTTTCAATTTGTCAGCGCGGCTCCTCGAAAGATGCTATCAGGTTCAAAACTTACAGGCAATAGTCTTGAAGGGAGTCATATGATCCGCATCAGGGCCAGTCATCAACGTGATGGTAATGGGAGCAGTGGCATCCTTCCACTTAAGGGTATAATCGACGCCCTCTTGGATGTTGAAGTcagtgttggtgatggcgggcTTAGCGAGAGCGTAAGCCACGAAGGCGCTAACGGCAGCGAGAGAGAACTTCATTTTGGCGACGTTGACGAAAGGTTACGGCCGTGTCGAGTAGTACGAGACTGTTGACAGAAGAGAGATGGCGAGCAACTAAagtgaaagaaaaagacgcGGTCAGTCGGGGTGCTCATGATATAAACTTGTGACAGCGGCCCCCCAGCCtcccaagtggaagcggaTCACATCGGAATCTCACTCCGGGTCTCTTCCGCTTTTCGTTCTTCATCTGAGGACCACCGACATCCTGGAGCAGGCGCGGGCGCGCGGAAATCGGTGGAGCGGTGGACGATGGATCGTGTGGATCGGCGACCGGGTCGCTAGTCTGGGGGTTGGGTATGGGGATGTTCGCCTACGTACCCGATGGAGATTACTAGAATACTCTGAGTGTAGTTGTGAGTGTGGTGAAGAGCTTTCGATTGTGAATAGCGCAGTAATGAGCGTGGAAAGGACAGGAATCAAATTAGGTGGACGATATAGGGTAGCGATTGTACTGGTTTGAGAGGGTCAGGTCAGGAGTCGAGAGGGacggtgtagtgtaggttgACGCTTCGAAAAGTctggaaaaaaagggaacgAGGCAGAGTACAAGTGGCAAGCCCAGCAACGGGCAGGGAGGACGGCGGGTCAAAGGTGGACGGGTAAGAATGGCACAAATCAGTTTTAGCTCCAAAGTGGCAGGCACCCTCGAAGCAACCTCAGTCGCTCGCAAGGGAAATCCCAAATCGTCGTGAAGCTGCAACTCTGCATAAATGCGTGCACCAATTAAAAGGCCTGGTTAGCAGGGGTATTTATTTGATGGGACGCTCCAGGCACCCTTTCTCGGTTCTCACCTCTTGCAACAGCTCGTCCAAGTAGGGTTGCTTTCCATGAACGGCGTGCTGAATTGCAGATTAGTTCTTGCCCAAATTCGATGGAACGGCCATTGGTTTCGCCTCCATCTCCACGGCGTCTTCTGATCAAAACATTTGCTCGGAGATGACTCTTGAAGAGTTCAAGTTACCTGTCAAGATATCATATCATTGGATGCAAGCAATGACACAGTACAGTATCCTGGGAGCACAAAGATCCCatactgtagtgtacacagtAAAACCTATCAAACCCGTAGATCTCCCGCCAGGCACATCATCACAGggcacctcctcttccccaagCCTGGAATGCGATGAGGTCAAGGGGCAGAGACATGTTCCAGTTCAGACCTCGGCGTGGCGCGCTTCGTTTGAACTGTTTGGATGCCATGATTTTTGTGCTAGACAACGTCGCATGGAAATACCCCAAGCTCGGAACCCATGATGATTTCGAAGGTGGTCTCTTTGCCCCGCCAACGGTTGTAGTGTCGTATGCTTGGTGGATCGCAAAGTGCAACCATTAGAGATCAGCACTGCCACCTTGTGTTGTTATGGAAACAGCGGCCGACCTCGTGTAAGCACAAGGAACACCCTTTCTGTGTTCGTCGTAAAACCAAAAGCGACATGGCAAAAGACTCTTCGTTGGGGTTTGGTGTATTAAAGACTCTGCAAGATCGAATAATGAAGCCGCGTCAATGCTGGTTGCGATCATGCAGCATCGCGTTCCTGCGCCAACATGTGGGGTTCTCGTCTTAATTTTACAGACATCAGGGGCTTCTATTGGTTGGATTACCTTTCGGGGTTGGCCAAGAAACGGTTCCGAGTTCTGACTGTGCAGCATTTCGTTCGGACAATGCTTGGCCTGCAGTCCATCTGCTTGGGCCACTGCAGTCATCCACTGTGTTGAGATATCGGGGCAACATACTATGGAGCCAGGCATGGCGGGCCGGACTGAGAGGAATAGAATGGAATGTTA includes the following:
- a CDS encoding 5-azacytidine resistance protein azr1, encoding MASLSALRMLSAPCHTARLRPARSSTLIISPTSSSASYRFSHISNYNRPAVDGMRYLSTLPPRVGRRIVHQLMTQAPYSTAAEQPASGSGTKFVYNIAASYVGKGLPFNPSTHVFHFNPYHRVSKPGKKAKSARPESGQDAFFVSRVGNRPGEVALGVADGVGGWMDSGVDPADFSHAFCDYMAAAAYENDRQPTKIASAAANGPAAPAGGEGNTSDNAPLTARSLMQKGYEAVCHDPTIKAGGSTAVVGMLDESGTMEVANLGDSGFVILRLNGVHTASEPQTHAFNTPFQLSVVPPSMLLRAATFGGGLLIDQPRDADVTRHKLKHGDVVVFGSDGLWDNLFNQDILRLVSSTMQKLGAWKGTDAGVQVAEDLTPFTKLDSDDKPIFTLQSFIATHIVSAAKSASMNAKLDGPFAKEVKKYYPQDAWHGGKEDDICVVVVLVSEEPADMATPKPRL
- the tca-10 gene encoding succinate dehydrogenase iron-sulfur protein, with amino-acid sequence MAALRSSSARVFAAASRPAFRPVVAARGMANLADGATQSQQASSEQSPKLKTFQIYRWNPDTPTEKPRMQSYTLDLNKTGPMVLDALVRIKNELDPTLTFRRSCREGICGSCAMNINGTNTLACLCRIPADNSAEMKIYPLPHTYVVKDLVPDLTLFYKQYKSIKPYLQRDTPSPDGKEYRQSKADRKKLDGLYECILCACCSTSCPSYWWNSEEYLGPAILLQSYRWLADSRDERTAERKDALNNSMSLYRCHTILNCTRTCPKGLNPGLAIANIKKELAF
- the tca-10 gene encoding succinate dehydrogenase iron-sulfur protein, variant; translated protein: MAALRSSSARVFAAASRPAFRPVVAARGMANLADGATQSQQASSEQSPKLKTFQIYRWNPDTPTEKPRMQSYTLDLNKTGPMVLDALVRIKNELDPTLTFRRSCREGICGSCAMNINGTNTLACLCRIPADNSAEMKIYPLPHTYVVKDLVPDLTLFYKQYKSIKPYLQRDTPSPDVSGYAFIRSCAHRSMLTYVITCRARSIASPRPTARSSMVSTSAFFAPAALPRAPPTGGTPRSTSAPLSSSSLTAG
- the acw-2 gene encoding anchored cell wall protein 2, with translation MKFSLAAVSAFVAYALAKPAITNTDFNIQEGVDYTLKWKDATAPITITLMTGPDADHMTPFKTIASGVTGDSYTWTPEDVPSGTYAFKIADGDSKADENYSVRFPYVGSAAATTGASSTLSTVTKTSTSTMVSSTVESSTIVSSSAASSTDASSTVTSVASSAATTTTTTSSSTHAASSTASAPTNSPPNTNNAERFASPLALILGTVAALVFFN